The Parafrankia discariae genomic interval TCCGTAGCCGTCGCGTCGCGCATCGTCCCGACAATCACCTGACTGCTGCAGACCGTGGTGAACATCTTGATCGGCCGCTCGGCGCATCCGAAGGTGGTGCCGGCGCCGGCGGGCAGCGCGATGTTCCTGGAGGCGCCCAGCGTCGACGCGACGCTCCGTGAGGTGATGTCACCCTTGATGCCTTCGATGGCTCGGAGGAATCCGAACGCGGCCTGATAGCCGATCACCGCGCCGCCCTCGGCCGAGGTCTCGGGTGCGTACTTCGCCATCACCTGGCGGTAGAGGAGCGCCTCCGCGCTGCCCGAGGTGGTCTCGCTGGTCGTGAATATCCGGGCCTTGTCGACCGACTCGGCTCCAGCGGCTTTGAGAACCTTGGTCTCGGTGCAGCCCCTGAGGATCCAGTGCTGACCGTCAGGGTCGAGCGACTCGAGCGCCTGCAGGAACGAGATGCACTGTGTCTGGTCTCCGATGAGCCCGACGGCGCCCGCTCCGCTCAGCGCGGAGGTCACCTGGGCGGTCATGTCCGGCGTACCGGGTGGCACGGTGACGAGGTGGAGCTCGACGCCCGCGTTCCCGAACGGGATCTTGGCCAGACTGCCGATCCCCTGCGCGGCGTTCTCCGTGACCACGAGACCGACCTTCTTCATACCGCCGTCCTTCGCCAGCTTCGCCATCGCGGCGAGATAGCCGGCGGCGCCCGGCGAGAGCTCGAAGACGAGCCCGGACTTGTCGGTGCTCTCAGCCGGCGACACAGGATTCACGCCGACATAGGGAATCCCGGCCCCGGTGACGATCGGGACGATTACCTGACCCAGGGTCGTGGAGGTGATGACCAGTGCGGCGGCTTTTCCTTCGACGACCCGGTTGGCGCAGTCCGTCCCCGCGGCCGCGCTGGACTCGTCGATTCGGCACTCAATGTAGTTGACGGGTCGGCCCGCGATTCCACCGAGGCAGTCGTTGGCGTACTGCCGCACCGCGTTCGCGGAGGCCCCGTACTGGGACATGTCGTTCATCGGGCCCTCCGGCCAGGCGACACCAATCGTGACGGGGCTCCCCGTCGCCCTGGGTCCGGGACACGGCAGAGTGCCCAGGTCGCTGGCCTGCGAACCAGCGGACGCCGGCGCCGTCCCGGCATCCGGCGTCGAGGCGTCGCTCCCACACGCGACAAGCGCGACGGCGATCAGCGTCACCGTGGCGACGGCTGGCAGCCGGCGCCTGGCCCGAGCCAGACCTAATTTTCCCCTCAGTACGGGACATAAATTTCGGCGCATCACTACACGCACCCCTCTCGGTCCAGCCCGGCGGCCGACAGTCAGGCCCGGCTATACCCACGTAATTACTAGGTATACCTATCATCGGTAGACCTAGTACTTTGCACCAGCGCCCTCGCTCTGTCCAGAGGTCGGGTAAAACGAACGCCAGACGCCCGAGAAAATCGCCAACGGCGACGCAGGGACGCCACCCGATCACGCGGAGCATCCTGTCCACGAGAACAGCCCTTTCACGCGCTGAAGGTGAACGTGGCTGGCCGTGAACCCGCTGGCCGTGAACCCGCTGCCCGCACCCGCCACTTCCCGCGGGTCCGGATCGCGGTCAGCCGCTCGGCCTTCGGCCCGCGCCTGTCGACACCCAGGTCGACACCGGATCGGGGCCGGGTGGCGGCGGGCGGCCTCGAGATCGCCCACACCCCGATCTACGGCAGCGGCGCGACCACATCGAGGTTTGCTTCACCGCCCCGTTTCGCCCCGCCCCGCTTCACCTCTCTTCTCTTCTCTTCGCCCCGCTTCGCTTCGCTTCGCGCTCGACGGCATCTACCACCGCGGCCCGGACGCCCATGATTCGCCGCCGCGTCATCGGGCGGAATCATCACACCCACGGCGACCGACTACGCCCGGTCGTCAGCCCGGAGGGAGTCTCAGATCGTGCCCGTGGACGATCCGCCGTCGACGACGAGAGTCGCACCGGTCATGAACGACGCATCACGACTGCAGAGGAAAAGACTTACCGAACTCACCTCGGACGGCCTTCCGATCCGCCCCAGCGGCAACCGGGCGAAGTCAGGGAG includes:
- a CDS encoding type 1 periplasmic-binding domain-containing protein — encoded protein: MNDMSQYGASANAVRQYANDCLGGIAGRPVNYIECRIDESSAAAGTDCANRVVEGKAAALVITSTTLGQVIVPIVTGAGIPYVGVNPVSPAESTDKSGLVFELSPGAAGYLAAMAKLAKDGGMKKVGLVVTENAAQGIGSLAKIPFGNAGVELHLVTVPPGTPDMTAQVTSALSGAGAVGLIGDQTQCISFLQALESLDPDGQHWILRGCTETKVLKAAGAESVDKARIFTTSETTSGSAEALLYRQVMAKYAPETSAEGGAVIGYQAAFGFLRAIEGIKGDITSRSVASTLGASRNIALPAGAGTTFGCAERPIKMFTTVCSSQVIVGTMRDATATDPKPVDVASLLAN